In Manis javanica isolate T298 mitochondrion, complete genome, the genomic stretch AATTATAGGTTCAAGCCCTTTATACTTCCATGGCGTACCCGCTCCAATTAGGCTTTCAAGATGCCACGTCCCCAATCATAGAAGAATTACTCCACTTCCACGATCACACACTAATAATCGTGTTCTTGATCAGCTCCCTAGTACTATACATTATCTCTCTCATACTAACAACCAAACTCACCCACACAAGTACAATAGACGCTCAAGAAGTAGAAACCATTTGAACCATCCTCCCCGCAGTTATCCTAATCCTAATCGCCCTGCCCTCCCTACGCATCCTCTACATAATGGACGAGATTAACAACCCCGCCCTGACAGTAAAAACAATGGGCCATCAATGATACTGAAGCTACGAATACACAGACTACGAAGACCTAAGCTTCGACTCATACATAATCCCAACTCAAGACCTAAAACCCGGCGAACTCCGACTTCTAGAAGTGGACAACCGACTTGTACTACCCATAGACACAACCATCCGCATGCTCATCTCATCTGAAGACGTCCTGCACTCTTGAGCCGTCCCATCCCTGGGCCTAAAAACAGATGCTATCCCGGGGCGTCTAAACCAAACAACCCTGATATCAACCCGGCCCGGCCTATTCTACGGACAGTGCTCAGAAATCTGTGGCTCAAATCACAGCTTCATGCCAATTGTCCTCGAACTAGTACCCCTAAAAACATTTGAAAACTGAACTACGTCCCTACTGTAATTCATTGAGAAGCTAATAGCGCTAGCCTTTTAAGTTAGAGATTGAGAGCACGCCTCTCCTCAATGACATGCCTCAACTAGACACTACAACATGATCCATTACAATTATATCCATGATCCTGACCCTCTTTGTCCTATTCCAATTAAAAATCTCTAAACACTACTACCCACACGACGCAGAGACCTCAACAAAAACACACCACAAAACACTCACCCCCTGAGAAAAAAAATGAACGAAAATCTATTCACCTCTTTCATTACCCCAGTGATAATAGGGATCCCTATTGTAACAATTATCATTATGTTCCCAGTAATCCTCTTCCCAACATCAAACCGACTAATCAACAACCGCATTGTATCCATACAACAATGACTCCTAA encodes the following:
- the COX2 gene encoding cytochrome c oxidase subunit II, with protein sequence MAYPLQLGFQDATSPIMEELLHFHDHTLMIVFLISSLVLYIISLMLTTKLTHTSTMDAQEVETIWTILPAVILILIALPSLRILYMMDEINNPALTVKTMGHQWYWSYEYTDYEDLSFDSYMIPTQDLKPGELRLLEVDNRLVLPMDTTIRMLISSEDVLHSWAVPSLGLKTDAIPGRLNQTTLMSTRPGLFYGQCSEICGSNHSFMPIVLELVPLKTFENWTTSLL
- the ATP8 gene encoding ATP synthase F0 subunit 8, coding for MPQLDTTTWSITIMSMILTLFVLFQLKISKHYYPHDAETSTKTHHKTLTPWEKKWTKIYSPLSLPQW